In Papaver somniferum cultivar HN1 chromosome 1, ASM357369v1, whole genome shotgun sequence, a genomic segment contains:
- the LOC113317289 gene encoding endochitinase EP3-like has translation MATNNKLNLVSVIGILIGISLQSVVGQNCGCAADLCCSRFGYCGTTSDYCGAGCQQGPCTAPPPTNDVSVSDIVTPDFFNGIISHADGNCAGKNFYSRSAFLDALNSYPRFGKVGNQDDSKREIAAFFAHATHETGHFCYTEEIDGPTKDYCDEGNTQYPCVAGKGYYGRGPIQLSWNYNYGPAGNSIGFDGLNNPEIVASDPIVSFKTALWFWMNNVHSIITSGQGFGGTIRAINGMECNGGNPATVQARINYYKTYCDQIGVSPGDNLTC, from the exons ATGGCAACCAATAACAAGTTGAATCTAGTTTCAGTAATCGGAATTCTTATCGGAATTTCATTACAATCAGTAGTGGGTCAGAATTGTGGTTGTGCTGCGGATTTATGTTGCAGTCGTTTCGGTTATTGCGGAACCACAAGTGACTACTGTGGTGCTGGATGTCAACAAGGTCCTTGCACTGCTCCTCCGCCTACAAATGACGTTTCTGTTTCTGATATTGTCACACCGGATTTTTTTAATGGGATAATTAGTCATGCTGATGGTAACTGCGCCGGGAAGAACTTTTACTCACGTAGCGCGTTTCTTGATGCTCTGAACTCGTATCCTCGATTCGGTAAAGTCGGTAATCAAGATGACTCGAAACGTGAAATTGCTGCGTTTTTCGCCCATGCAACCCATGAGACTGGAC ATTTTTGCTATACTGAAGAAATAGATGGTCCAACCAAGGACTACTGTGATGAAGGAAACACACAATACCCATGTGTTGCCGGTAAGGGATATTACGGCCGAGGACCGATTCAATTGTCATGGAACTACAACTACGGGCCAGCCGGAAACAGCATTGGCTTCGACGGACTCAACAATCCAGAGATAGTGGCTAGTGATCCCATCGTTTCATTCAAGACTGCATTATGGTTCTGGATGAATAATGTCCATTCGATCATAACTTCTGGTCAAGGGTTCGGTGGCACAATTCGTGCCATCAATGGGATGGAGTGTAATGGGGGCAATCCAGCAACAGTTCAGGCTAGGATCAATTATTATAAGACTTACTGTGATCAGATTGGTGTGTCTCCTGGGGATAACCTAACTTGCTAA